The sequence TTTTATAAATTGCTGCCAACGTGTTGTATCACCTAAGTATTTTTCAATTGATATCAGGCGATAATCTTGGTTATCTTCAATAAATAAAGTCGGAAAACCGCGGCCATTCACTTGAGCCATTAATTGCTGTGTTTGGCTTAAATGTTTCTGAATTTGTGTTGCGCTAATTTCAGACAGTAAGGATGTAAATTGTTCAATATCAAAACCAAGTTTTTTTACAATAAACAGCAGTGTGTCTTTATCACTGATATTTAAGCCATCAAGGTAATAAGCTTCTTGTAGTGCTTTTAATAAATAAACATCTCGCTTTCCCATTATTTCAGCAACAAGAATGGCTGAAATAGGTAGCTGTGAGTTTAATACCATTTCAGTGTTACCAAGAGTGTCACGATATGCGTGACTAAAAACTTGGCCTGATAATTGACTAATACGCTCATCAATTGGTGTGACATGCTCTTTCCATGATTGTCCTCCTGTTACGGCTCTTGCGGGAGTAAACAATCCACCACCATGTAACTTAATGGAATTTGGAAATATATTGCTTACAGCTTCAATCAAAGGTGCAATACCATAGCACCAACCACAAAGAGGATCATAAACATAGTGCAATATTTTTGTGCCTTGGGTATTTCCTGTATTGCTTGTTACTGAGGCCACTGCATTTCTCCTTTTAGTACTTTTGCACTAAGTTCTAGGCTTGATTTATCGGCTAAATTCTGATGATTTTTTTCCATCGCTGCAATAAATTCATCTGAGTTTTTCGTTTTTTCAAGATTTTTCTCAGCTTCAATCAGGTAATTCATTGTAAAGTCAACAGCTTGTAAATCATAGGTTGCTTTTGGTAAATAGTGACCAGGAATAACGGTTTTTGGAGAAAGTGATTTTATTTGCTGTAATGCACTAACCCAATGTTGGCGCTGTGCCACGGTTTGTGTATCTGCTAACCAAACATGAATATTTTCATAAACTAAAACACCGCCCATTACTGCATTAAGTTTTGGAACATAAAGGTATGTTCTATCTGGAGATTGCCCGTCTAAGCCTTTGACGGAAATCGTTTCACCTTCTAGAGAAAAACTATCACCTTTTAGTACCTCAGGAAGGATGATTTTCTGAGGGGCATTTTCTTTAAGTACAGGTCCCCAGTAGGCAAGTTTTCCTGCTTGAGTTTCATTAATGGCTTTAATTGTGGGGGCTGTTGCAATCACTTTGGCATTTGGAAAGGCATCAGTAATGACATCTAACCCGAAATAAAAATCAGGATCAGAATGGCTGATATAGATATAAGTTAGGTTTTTTCCAGAGGCTTTTATTTTATCTACCAACGCTTGAGCATCATTTTTTTGAAATTGAGCATCAATTAAAACGGCATCTTTGTCACCATAAATAATTTCAGAAGAGACAGGAAAAATACTCGCTTCTCCTGGGTTATATATATCTAATGTTAAATCAGTTGCTAGCGTTGATGTCGCGAAGAATGCCGTAGTTGCAAGTGTTAAAGGCAGTAATTTTTTCATCTTTTGTTTTCTCCATAATGGTGTTGCTGACTATAATATGTTGCATAAAACAAGAGAAAAACCCTATTTTAGGCAATTGATTGTTGCGTAAATCGAGCAAATTGAATGGATAAAATAAAAGCATCAGAAGTGTTTGTAACCATCGTGAAGCAAGGGAGCATGATAAAAGCTGCTGATTATCTAGGTATGTCTAGAGCCATGGTGACACGTTATTTAAATGAAATGGAAGAGTGGGCAGGGGTGCGTTTATTGCATAGAACGACACGTAAACAAAGCCTAACTTCTGTCGGCGAAATGGTATATGAACAGAGCTTACAGTTATTAGAAATGGCTGAACGCATCCCTGCTAATACCCCCAAAGAACGTCATCAAATTAGTGGGCTTGTTCGAATTACCAGTTCACAATCATTAGCAAATAGTATTTTGTCAGTGGCGATATGTGAGTTTATGCAACGTTATCCTTTAATTGCGGTTGATTTACAAATTACCAATCAAACCGTGAATTTGGTGGAAGAACGTATCGATATTGCATTACGTATTACGAATCACCTTGAGCCTAACTTAATTGCACGTTCGCTCGCGACATGTCTTTCTGTGGTGTGTGCGCATAAAGATTACTTAGCAAAAAAAGGGATACCTCAAACGCCTGATGAACTTGCTCAGCATCAATGTTTAACTTACCGATTTTTTGGGCGTAGTTTGTGGGAATTTAATTTAGATGATGAACGTTATTCAGTCCCCGTTGGCGGTAATTTAAGTGCAAATGAATCGGTTGTTTTATTGCAAGCCACGTTAAAAGGCGCTGGTATATCGCTACAACCTTATTATTCAGCCAAACCTTATCTTGATAATGGGGAGTTAGAACAAGTCTTGTCTGATTATCAAGCTCAACCAATGGGAATTTATGCGGTTTTAGCAAGTCGGCAAAATATGCCTGCGGCGGTTAGAGTATTGTTGGATTTCTTAGTTGAGTGGTTTGCATCATCACCTTATTGGCTTGCTTTATCGGGTAAAAGCTTGGGTTAGTCGCTTAGGATAATCTGATAATGTCGCTTTCATCACATCAATAAAATAGGAAACAAGTGTTGATGAAGGGCGATGTGATGGGGTAATTAAGCTGATGGTAAAGGGAATAGAAAAACGTAAAGGGCGAAGACAAATAGACTTATCTAAGTAATCAAGTGCAGTGATAGGATTAACAATTGAAATGCCGATATTCTCACTTACCATAGCGCAAATAGAGGCAGCACTTTGTGTTTCCATCACTAGCTGTCGTGTAATTCTATCTTTAATAAAAACGGTATCAATCAATTGTCGGTATCTATCATTAGCAGACAAACTAATAAAACGCTGATCTTGAAAATCAGCAGGTTGTAACAATGTTTTTTGACACAATGGATGAGACTTAGGTAACACGGCAACTTCATTAAGTGTAAGCACGGTTTCTTGTTGGGTTCCTGCTGGTGTTTGTGTATGTTCGGTCAATCCTAAATCATAATGCTGAGCGGATAACCACTCTTCTAATAAAGGGGATTCTTGAGGAACAATGGTCAAGTTGACATCAGGGTGCGTATCTAGAAATTGTCGACAAATTGAAGGTAATAATGATTGAGCAAATGCGGGTAAGCAGGTGATATTCAATTCTGCTTGGTTAAAATGGCGAATATTTTCAGCTGCGTTTATTATTCTATCTAAGCCATAATAAGAACGCTGTACTTCCTCAAAAAAGCGCAATCCTTCAGCCGTGGGTTGTAAACGGCCTTTTATTCTATCAAATAATTTAAATGCTAATAGATGCTCAAGACGAGATAACTCTCTACTGACTGTAGGTTGTGATGTCTTCAATAACTCTGCGGCTTCAGTAAGATTTTGAGTGGTCATCACTGCATGATAAATTTCAATATGCCGCCAATTAAAAGGAGCTTTCATTGTCTATTCCTATATCACAGATGAATAGAGTGTAGCTTATTTGATATTTTTATTCCCTTATAAGTTAATAAATAATGATTTTATTCACCTGAGATTTTTATGAGTAGATAACATGACAACATCAATAACTATGGCTCAATATCAATTAGCACAAACATATGGAACACCGTTATGGATTTATCACGGAGATACAATCTCTCAGCGTATTGCCCAGCTTAAATCTTTTGATGTGGTTCGCTTTGCTCAAAAAGCGTGCTCGAATATTCACATCTTACGTTTAATGAAAGCACAGGGTGTTAAAGTTGATTCTGTTTCATTAGGCGAAATTGAACGTGCTTTAGTTGCGGGTTACCAAGGTGGTAGAGAAAAAAGTGAGATTGTTTTTACCGCTGATTTACTTGATGAAGGCACTCTTGAACGCGTTGTTGAATTAGATATTCCTGTTAATGCAGGCTCTATTGATATGCTTCGTCAATTAGGTGAGCGCAATCAAGGCCATGCAGTTTGGATAAGAATTAATCCTGGATTTGGTCATGGACATAGCCAAAAAACGAATACAGGTGGTGAGAACAGTAAGCACGGTATTTGGTATGAAGATGTACCTGAAGCATTAGCCGTGATCCAACAGTACAACCTAACGTTAGTTGGTTTTCATATGCATATTGGTTCCGGTGTTGATTATCAACATCTTTCTAGTGTCTGTGATGCGATGGTAGAGCAAGTACTAAGCTCTCAAATTGATATCCAAGCCATTTCGGCAGGAGGCGGATTATCAACACCTTATCAAGAGGGTGATGCGACAGTCGACTTGGATCACTATTTTTCTTTATGGAATAAGGCTCGCCAACGTATTGCCCAACATTTAGGGCATTCTATTGAGTTAGAAATCGAGCCGGGACGTTTCTTAGTCGCTGAATCTGGTGTATTGATTTCACAAGTGAGAGCGGTTAAATCGATGGGAAGTCGTCATTATGTGCTGGTGGATGCAGGGTTTAGTGATTTAATGCGTCCTGCAATGTATGGCAGTTATCATCAAATTTCAGTTTTAGATAGCCATGGTCAAATAAAACCAATGACAAAATTACAAGAGACGATTGTGGCAGGACCGTTGTGTGAATCTGGCGATGTTTTCACTCAGCAAGAGGGAGGCATGGTTGTTCCTCGTTTATTGCCTCAAGCACAGGTAGGTGATTACTTAGTTATTCATGATACTGGGGCTTATGGT comes from Proteus vulgaris and encodes:
- the lysA gene encoding diaminopimelate decarboxylase, encoding MTTSITMAQYQLAQTYGTPLWIYHGDTISQRIAQLKSFDVVRFAQKACSNIHILRLMKAQGVKVDSVSLGEIERALVAGYQGGREKSEIVFTADLLDEGTLERVVELDIPVNAGSIDMLRQLGERNQGHAVWIRINPGFGHGHSQKTNTGGENSKHGIWYEDVPEALAVIQQYNLTLVGFHMHIGSGVDYQHLSSVCDAMVEQVLSSQIDIQAISAGGGLSTPYQEGDATVDLDHYFSLWNKARQRIAQHLGHSIELEIEPGRFLVAESGVLISQVRAVKSMGSRHYVLVDAGFSDLMRPAMYGSYHQISVLDSHGQIKPMTKLQETIVAGPLCESGDVFTQQEGGMVVPRLLPQAQVGDYLVIHDTGAYGASMSSNYNSRPLIPEVLITENVHQLIRRRQTIEELLALELDL
- a CDS encoding MBL fold metallo-hydrolase: MKKLLPLTLATTAFFATSTLATDLTLDIYNPGEASIFPVSSEIIYGDKDAVLIDAQFQKNDAQALVDKIKASGKNLTYIYISHSDPDFYFGLDVITDAFPNAKVIATAPTIKAINETQAGKLAYWGPVLKENAPQKIILPEVLKGDSFSLEGETISVKGLDGQSPDRTYLYVPKLNAVMGGVLVYENIHVWLADTQTVAQRQHWVSALQQIKSLSPKTVIPGHYLPKATYDLQAVDFTMNYLIEAEKNLEKTKNSDEFIAAMEKNHQNLADKSSLELSAKVLKGEMQWPQ
- a CDS encoding LysR family transcriptional regulator encodes the protein MDKIKASEVFVTIVKQGSMIKAADYLGMSRAMVTRYLNEMEEWAGVRLLHRTTRKQSLTSVGEMVYEQSLQLLEMAERIPANTPKERHQISGLVRITSSQSLANSILSVAICEFMQRYPLIAVDLQITNQTVNLVEERIDIALRITNHLEPNLIARSLATCLSVVCAHKDYLAKKGIPQTPDELAQHQCLTYRFFGRSLWEFNLDDERYSVPVGGNLSANESVVLLQATLKGAGISLQPYYSAKPYLDNGELEQVLSDYQAQPMGIYAVLASRQNMPAAVRVLLDFLVEWFASSPYWLALSGKSLG
- a CDS encoding LysR family transcriptional regulator, with translation MKAPFNWRHIEIYHAVMTTQNLTEAAELLKTSQPTVSRELSRLEHLLAFKLFDRIKGRLQPTAEGLRFFEEVQRSYYGLDRIINAAENIRHFNQAELNITCLPAFAQSLLPSICRQFLDTHPDVNLTIVPQESPLLEEWLSAQHYDLGLTEHTQTPAGTQQETVLTLNEVAVLPKSHPLCQKTLLQPADFQDQRFISLSANDRYRQLIDTVFIKDRITRQLVMETQSAASICAMVSENIGISIVNPITALDYLDKSICLRPLRFSIPFTISLITPSHRPSSTLVSYFIDVMKATLSDYPKRLTQAFTR
- a CDS encoding DsbA family protein, producing the protein MASVTSNTGNTQGTKILHYVYDPLCGWCYGIAPLIEAVSNIFPNSIKLHGGGLFTPARAVTGGQSWKEHVTPIDERISQLSGQVFSHAYRDTLGNTEMVLNSQLPISAILVAEIMGKRDVYLLKALQEAYYLDGLNISDKDTLLFIVKKLGFDIEQFTSLLSEISATQIQKHLSQTQQLMAQVNGRGFPTLFIEDNQDYRLISIEKYLGDTTRWQQFIKENL